Sequence from the Crassostrea angulata isolate pt1a10 chromosome 9, ASM2561291v2, whole genome shotgun sequence genome:
AACAAGCAGGCAAATTAACAGGTTGATTTAAGATGCAACAATACCCATTCGGTTGTTCAAGATCgaacaatcaatatttgttttgaatgatTGTAATTCTTTGATTGACttttaaacaagaaaactgTCTAGGATATATTTGGGGCCAAATCTAATCATTTTGGACAGTCAAAGTTTTCTTCTAACCAGAAATAATAATTGGTCATTAAATTTGGAAAATATATCTTATtagaagtgaaaataaaaattattaaacttaTTTCAATTAGTGGCCAAGCAAGATAATTGGGTCTAGCATAAACACTTGCAGAGTTGCGTGCTAAGTTGCGGCgctaaatattgttaaaatattcttaatgatgcccccaaaaaaattaacaaatggtTTTTCcattctctatatatttattttgaaatcgaATTCCAACAAACGGTAATTTTTCCCATCTCTAACGATTATTATTTTATCGTTTGTGGCCGTAAGAGACATCATTACACGGTCCACGGCACCATGCTGGACAGTAGCTGGATCTCGTGCACAGCACTGCTGATATTCTGTTTGCAAATTTGTGGCAGTTGTTCCTAAATAGCCCATAACGTCCAAACGTACACCTGTAGTTTTTGGCGCACCCCTCGATACAAGCCAGGCTGATGCTGCTGTAACCGGCTGGGCGGCTCTCTATGCCCCCGCTACATTTATCTCCCTCTAAGCGAGAGTTAGAGATGGCAACCTTCGAATTTCCTACAAAGTTTTAGAACAAGGTATCAAATCCAAACGGACGTTGCTTTGggtaaaaaacaaatacaacaTCAAATATATTCCGAGTCTTTTGCTATACATGCaatgttgtaaaattattttgaaagaatTCTTCTCTGAGAGTTATAAAGCTTATTTTTGCAAAACATAATTAAACAACAATCGCTTTTTAAACTAGCTTATTGTGAAGATCGAGGACGATTACACtacatcacaaaaaattaacaatcaATGGGTttacttcattttaaaaagaaacctaaaTGATGAATTTCTCACCAAGAAAATCGAAGTATTTCCCTTTGTAGTAAATGAAGCGATGAGAAAATGCCCAAGTACTTCTTGATGGAGCCGACTCTCTTTTGCCTTTCTTTGTCATGCAGAGCAGTTTAGTGGTGCCAAAATAATACGGAGACGCTCCGCCTGTTGGAAAAACGAATAATTGTTCCTGGTATCAGTTTATCTGCAGCATAACTTTTTACTCGTCTCCATCTTTTTCAAATGAGAAATGACAAAACATGATTGGGGTGGAAGAGTAACAGACGTAATACCTATTTTTTAAGGTTACCAATTGTGATCGTTCGGGACAAGTGtgtggatttttatttaaaattgtactTTTAGAGATAATTTACTGGCACATTGGTGACATAGATTTATTCCTTGCAATGTGTAACTAAAATTAAACGAAGGGGTTAATGGTAAAGCGatgcattttgattttgttcTCCCTTTTATTTAACTCTCTTTTTCTGAaccttatattttttaatttaattcagtaCATGCCAATATAGAGCTGTGTACAAAATTTAGTTCTTTAGGAATGAAGAAtcattttttgtcttttataGGAATATCAATTTATCAAGATTTCAAACCCAGTAACGCTAAATGGGTTTCACAAGATTATTTTGAgtaaaaaaatcagtagacGTCATAACTGTTTTTAGAGTAGAAATGTAGGGGTGTACTGACTTCTGGAGGGACATCTTCTTCGACTTGTTCTTCTTCTCCTCCACCACCAAGCATCAGAATCCTCGATGAGGAGCGCACACACCAAGATGGCGACCTGAAAATGAGAAAATCAAGCACTTTATTCACTGGAAAATGCGAAGAGCTAGGTTTATAAGAGGCATAAACTTTTCAAACCCAGTTCAGTTTACGCTCATTGAATTATGTAGCTAttgtatcaagttttacatgtatgtttcaattttcaaagtacgatattaataaattaaattaagtaataaaaaaatattaattggaACTTTATAAGTCCCCTTTGCATTGTCCAGTACTAAGCACATTGACTATATTATCACATTAATTGATTAAGTGATTTTTATACAATtaatcaaaagtttttttttttttaaataaagatttgagtgttttaaatataaatgaatgtaattttttttaaccaactTACCAAGAAGAATCGTATTTGCATCTTGCAAGATTTGGATATAAGCAAGAAATAACCTGCAACATGTTTCCCCGCTGATTTTATACTGCTATTAACACCGCGAAAGTGACTCTCCGTATTTCGTGTAGTGCAAGTTACATAGTACAACTCTATCATCAGCACGCAAACATTTGACATTTGCTGGATATTGGTtgtctattcattttttttcattaaacgtTATTAGATCTTTATTTGTTCCCTTTGTCGAATCTAGCAAAGCCTGAAATCCAGTGTAAGACCACTTTGGTCAGTGggaatagatatacatgtatggttcATTTGGAACAGTAGTGTATTCAAAGATTACCAATTTAAGTTTTAGTTTAAACTgagaaatcttaatcgtttaaaataatagataaacatttattacattaaaagataaaagattagataaccatttaaaaaaaaatagattttatacagTGATACGTACTGATAAAAAAAGCAAATTCATACACAGCATAAATTTGTTCCTCTGGTTGTTTTCTTCAAAAACTAGCTATTTCAAAGTCttcatataaacatgtacattaagTATAGCAATGGGTATGAAAGGCTCATTCATGTCAAATACATTCTTGAAATAGTTTATTAAGTATATAACCTTTCAAGAAATTCCcgagtacatgtatgtgtatgcttaaattcttattttaaaagaacaaaaacaatgTAAGCATGCTTCAGAGAGGTTAAATTTTCTACTGTACACGATGTAGTGTCCTTTttgacatatattatttttcaaataatatctgCAATATTACTACTTTACACGACAGTAGGTATATGACTAATCCTACATGCATAGGTGTATGACTAATCCTACATGCAGTTTGTATTGATTTTTGCAGACTACGGTACTCTAACTTAGCAACACCTGCAGCATCTAGGTGTAACGCAACAACCTGCAGTATCATATTTAATTAGCTGTGCGATAAATAtgcatttaaatcattttacctttctctctctctctctctctctctctctctctctctctctctctctctctctctctctctctctctctctctctctctatatatatatatatatatatatatatatatatatatatatatatatatatatatatatttaaagtcactttttcaatgaataataaaaaaaacaactttaaacactgtttcaaaatatgtcGACCGTGTTACCAGTCTTCATCAGTCGGTGTTTATTGTCTAAAGCAACACAACGTACAAAAAAATgtagtataaatatataatacaattttctCAAAATGTTACTTGAGCGGTTATATGACACTGATACGTTGCAACGggttgatttgatttgattgttttatcattttctgataattcctctcttaatttaaaaaaaaaaccaatctcTGCAGTTCATATTGTTTAAAAAGCTGATCGTATAAATTTACTAACATAAGAATAATGtatgtgaatttaaaatttttcacaTAAGCTAAGTTTGTCTATAGACGAGGAGTATTATGATTCATTCAGTATTGACACTACATGTACTCCATTACGATACTACTCCTGAATGAACTAATCATTTCTCgaaatattaattgtcatcCATACTATTGAATTGGCACAAtataacgaaattttaacatagcTGTAATAAAGTTGATTCAGTATTGTATATACTGGTGTTTATATTTGTGTTCctctttaattttgttatgaatGGGTTACCGTATGTGAGTGACGAGTGTCGGGTgagtgtgctatttttagatcgaGTATTTAAAGTGACCGGTTTGGGTGTAGTGGTCAGTAGAGGGTCCGGTAACGACATCAGCCGGGTGCCACGTTTTGCAGCTCCTGTTTCAAGATATGGTGAATATCTCCAGTTAGCTTAATACTAAGGAGAAATGGGTAGCCATTGAAATTTTGGATTATGTTAGGCGGGCACATGTTTTCCTAGCCGGTAAggttgttttgttgttattttgtacATTTCGTTGGTAATTTAGTTCTTAGTGTAATTGGTAGTATGTTTGTATGTTTATCGGGACTTTATTAGTCACAGTATGTTTTTTTCAGTGCGTAAGGGTGTTTGATACAATTACCTGAAATACAGACTGGTGTGCTAGACGGAAATTTTCCTATGGAAGGTCGTGGGGACAATTGACGAAGGTCGGGGGCGCATTCTATGCTGAGTGGGGCGTGGCTTTCTATCCGGGCAGTGTCGTAGACTGGAAGCGAGAGACCTGCGAGTCCGGGGCTTTCGGTTAGGATAGCGACAAGAGGGACAGGAAATTTGACGAGGGCAGGAGCGTCTCGAGTGCATAGTGACCTTGAGTTCATTTTCAGAGAGGTTTTAAGTGTTAAAAAAGCGACTGTTATTACAGGctaattttcatatacatgcttttgagctgaaatttgaagaaattgtaaattcacggtattttgaattattgaactttaatatttttttgagtAAATTTTTCAACAAGAGTTTTATTGGTTGAAATAGCTTCTAAACAACATTTTGTAGTTTACTTCCATTTTATATCTGATACAGTGTGATTTAATCTTGAATTTAGTAGGATAGTATCAgatatttgttcatttgtttaattgaattattattctttgtttttgttatgttcGAATGAGAGTGGTGTGAAAGGGGGAGTGagaataatgatttgttttgtttattaatttttttttcaaattaaacttgtttattttctttacaaaatcttaTTGTTCATTCAGCTGACAAAATCCAAAAAGAACTCATTACAATAGCGATATCCAAAGAAACCACCTTTTGCGGACCCAAACTTAGGACACTGAGAACATGAAGACTGAACGAAATCCCCGAAACAAAGCCccgaaaacaaattttgaacatCAGGTCGTATACTAAAAATCGTTGTCTCATGAGTAACTTGGacaacaaatttaaaagaaCTTTTGACTGTCGTTTTATGGAAACTATCTTGAATGTATTCATCAAAGCAGTTTACCGATGGTTAAAGCATACTTAAATTAAATCGAGTCTTAgttaaaatcatcaaataatCTGAAAGGCATTTATAAATCACtaattatcaatgaaaaatcAGTCGCATCAGCAAAAATCAACATTGATATATGGAATAATAATTGTAAATcagattgaaaaaatataaaaatttaattgagtTGCGTTTTAAGATTAAAAGAGAATATTCGGGTGTCAGGAAGGTTTCTACGaaaccccccccctccccttcatATATTGAATGGTAAACAAATTCGAAAGCAATtccaaattcaaaaaaataaaatactgaaagtttatgaaaagtatgaaaaatttatcTGCATTAAATTATCACAAGAGGTGAAACTTGCTTCCATTTGTAGGGAAACTGGGAACTAAAAAGTTGTTCACAAAACAGAGCAAACAACCTACAGAAAGAAAGAATATGAGGGTTACGGAATGTTCTGTAATTGTAATGCTGCAGTTGGTCAGAGTCCCAGCCAAAGGACAGAATGTGTTACAAAGTGTTTTTTATGCATAACATATCATCTGATGTACAAAAATTATTGCATAATCAGAAGACCGAAGTCAGAAATGAGAGGGATTAAACTGTTCATGTGCGCACTACAAAATACACACATGGCGTGCTTGAAACTGGAACACAGCAATTGGAATATCCTCTCTCGGAGTACAGAGGCACATTCCAAAGTTAGATTATAAAAACTTACTAAGTGGTTTGAAGTTAATGGTAGTACCTTAAgagaatataaattaaatagagCTGATTATAGCAAAAGTATCCCTCGTAATACACTTCCACAAATATTTTCATGTCGTCTAGTCATTAATGTGTTGatgttattaaaatatgttttcaattaattaatgtagtTTAATTAGTTTGCTTACTGCTTACTATCAACTGTTTACTGCCAAAATGCTTAAAATGCGCATGTgctaaatatgttatataagcACTGGCAATAAATCTTTATAGTCATTTAAGATTTGGACAGTTAATtaacttaaaatgaaaaaagcgAGTTTGATGTTTGTCGAAAATTCTGGAACTGTggaaaatattgctttattctACCGGTCTTAAGAAAAAGCTTCACAACAGCCCCAATATCCCCCCAAACGTGATTTTATAGCTTTAGGATGGTCTTAGGACAAGGTAGGTGATGTCTTAAAGTTAGGACAAAGTTATGGCGGTTCCTAAATTTTAGGAGAGCTTCGAGAAACAGACTTAAGACTAAGACGTATCCTAAGATGTACTTAGGACATACCATAGTCCTAAGACAacttcgtgaacatgcctgcagtACAGTAGAAAGTCGAGTGGCATCCTACCGAGCTACTGTATTCATCAACTCAATCTTTCACAAACAGAGAAAATCTTTGTGTAAAATATTAACATCGATAATCGACGATACTAAAAGAAAAATTGTcgttatatttactttttctatgtataataaaataaacgcATTCGATCAATGAAAATGAGCGTCATATGTTTCCAATAATATGATTCATcgacaaatttaattttttcaattgttttaaagCATTCATTCCAACTTCAGTAGTTCAATTATTCAATTTACCCCAtaactacatttattttgaaacgTAATACAATTTCATTATCTGTATTATctgtatgattatttttttcagaggaAGCTTAATTTAGGCAAAAGCGCTGTCCATTCTCAATGAGTCATTGATGAGTTATGATTTTAGCATGAAAAAAATCATCAGTGATATATTTTACCAGACGATAAGCAAGTTTAGATTTTGTGATATTATAATTAAGATTTTATGCATTTCTAATGCATTTTATGAaagtaattattataatagtaaAACATAGATTTTAATTAAACTCTGTCCCAATTTCCTGCTTCTACCATTTTCTTCGTTATAACTAGATAATCATGAATACTAGAATGAAAAAAGTCCAGATTATCTATTTAGAAATACCCCCTCTACCACTTCAggtttgatttgaacatattttattgtataagtatatatatatatatatatatatatatatatatatatatatatatatatatatatatatatatatatatatatatatatatatatatatatatatagatacatatacaaatggttcgGACACAAGCTCTGACAACTTATTAGTTGTCACATTTCACATATACACTTTACTTTTCCTGTACTGTGTAAATGATCCTCCATAGATTGGTTATGGTCTTTaccattaaatagaaaaattatacaaaacttaCAACTGTTATTACATGATATAGAATTGTTATAATTacgataaatgaaaatatattataaatgataaatacgAAAATAAGAAACATGCACATAAACTATATTAAACAAATCTACCAGTTTCGTTGAGATACAATTGAACTAATGAGAATAATTGCTTGTTAATATCAAGGGATAATGACTCATCGCCCCATAATAATAGATGCgtattaattatatgaaaatggtCTAGTTGTAGCAGATTAACACATATATGGTATCAAAACACAATAAACATACCCTGGTTAACATCTaaagtatacaatattttattagaccaATTTAAGCAATCATGGTATAGTGAGGTACATAATTCTCCAGTTCAGTTCTTTATTAACTTTAAGCTATACAGCTCATcagtacaataaatataaacaatatacacgTACAGGTAGGTTAACAGGAGAATGTGGCAGAAGTGTACATATGATATCAACATCTAATTTGCATTAAGTAAGtcttttcttaatttcaaacCAAAGTGAATAAATTTATCCAGATTACATAGTtcctttacattttcaacattaaaaagttGCAGAAGTTTACATATTGAAGGTTTTTTTCCAGTAATAAGgcttaatgtattttttgcaatagCCTTCGTATATGGGACAAactaaaatgaaatgaaattcatcttcaatagaatttgaacataaaaaaacaGTTTCTATTGtgtctttgaatattataaaatcGACCTGTTTCTATCGACAATTGATGTGAAGACAACCTGAATCTGGAAATAcacttttgatatttgtttggaataggtttccttaaataaaattgtaaattatgggTTGCAATTAGGTATTTGAAAAAAGAGCATTTACTAGAAATATCTAgttgagaaaaaatatactgTGTAGCTTGGTCAAAAATACGTTGCTTAACAACAATGAGATCTGCagctgttattttttgtttttcccaCAATTCAAACATACCCAGATtgcataaaaaatcattaacatgATACAATCAGTTTTTTTGCATTATGTTTTTCGACACAGTCATATAGTGTATAATAGCAATGTTgaataatacaattattatggtacagtattttttttccagaacttAACTATGTTGAACATTCTTTGGTACAGCAGAGGACAGCGTCATAATTCAGAATAAACTGCTACATTACAAGTTGACCTTTTAACTCCCAagatatgtttacaaaaatCATGATGAAGTTTCTTAATATTATAGGTGCTTTGAGTGAACCCCATACCTCAGAAGCATAGTTAATGACACTGCCAACAAAGCAAAAGGTTTAAAttataggatttttaaagagtcactggattttgaaaagtatttatTGACTTTGCCAACACAATTATGTAAGAAATATTGTAACTTTAGAACTGGTAATGCTAAATTACCTATTGAGATATAGGTAGATGGTTTAATATTCctagagaaaacagaatttgtaAATTATGTACCTGTAATGAAATTGGGAATGAATTTCACTACCTTTTCAAATGTACTGATGTATATATATCCAAttcaaatgttgtaaaatttgaaaaactgtttAATGTCACAAACATAAACCAACTTACCAATATTTGTAAACTATTAGATACTATATTtgagagagttagctctctTGGTTAAATTATATCTGTTATCCCTTCATCATGCCTGTACCATTGATTTTcatctattatatatattgtagtgtgtatatactgtacatatgtattttctctacactgtaaattcagttatgagaataaagttcattgtcaacaaaaaaaaattatttctagcGATAGTAAAAATGGTAAGCATCTTCTGGTGATCCACACCGACAATTACCGCTTTCtcaagttcaagttctttattccaAGTGTTTGTGTATTGAGATATACTCTAACAAACAATGCTGAAAAAATATTTCGGGAGTTCTTACCTAGATTTTGTGGTAAAAAGGACAGCCTTAGTTTTGTTTGGATTGAATTTATGTAACCATCGACTAGACCACTgttccaaaatgtataaatcATTATTGATATTATGTTCAATGCTAGAAAAATCATGCGATGCATATTGGATACAATTGTCATCTGCGAAAAGTCGACAAAATGACAACATATTGTTTGAGACATCATTAACATATATCAAAAAGAGCAAGGGTTCTAACACTGAATCTTGCGGTACACCCGATTTTATATTAGTATTAGATGATAAAACATCTTTGTATATTACAAAAATGTGTCTAAAAAATCAAGTTTGTGTACGTCTTATGCTTCTTATATTCAGGTGAATAATGTCAAGTACATGTTCATGTGCAGAACCTGGGTTCAATTCAACATCTCCTGACAATAGTAAAATGAAACAGTAAAAATTGGATGAAAAAATTAAGATCCAGTGAAAAAAACCTAATATTAAGCGAACCGATTTTAAAGCACAGTTGCTTCGATGTCTCAACAGGTTTCTCAATACGACATCATATTGAAGAATTAATGCAGAAGATTTGCAAAAAAATCTCCCAACGTAGTAGAAATTCCCTATTGCAGCACGATATTGGGTGAGAGTATCACCCATTATCTAAAAGTTCAAAATCTAGGTATAGGTAACCAAAGCCATCATAAAAGTGCTGCATATAGGATACTTATTCATATAACATGGTATTTTGATTGATGAGTAACAGTCAATAAGTTGTCATACGTTCATCAAGATTTCAATACACCACCAAAAAAATAGAATTCTAGGGGGGATTTTGCACTGCAAAAGACTTGAAAGttcaaaaaaagttttaaaattgtgCGATGTGTTCCGAAttcttccgaatggagaaaatgTAAGTATTTACCATTTTGAATCTCTTCACGATGTTTGTTTCCGTTCCTGTGAAATTCTTCgggaaaaaaacaaataatgtatCGATGAATTTATTAAGAGATCCGggattttttcccttttatcgattattGATAGACCTGTATGTTTGTTTTGATTAGAAaccatcaaaaagtgatggaagcagtAAATTGGGATAAACCTAAGTACTTAAATGTGAGATTAATACACCTTTGCACGCATGATATAACGCGTGTGGTATATGCGTATAGAGACGAAATTAACGAGACCGGGTCTactttgttctgccctagattttttgaatgaaatttttacatgaatttcttctgatataattattattttaagataaaagacatttaccacaccgtttgtttaggggtcATCTCGAAGTTTGCtattttttaacataggaccctatgggattttgcttgaaatgtatcaattttgcaccttttttacatttgattaaaacttcTGCCCAAGggatttttttctgttctacatattaaagttattgctaaaaggcatcaaatggtaaaaaaaaacaaccttttacctcctggtttgttccaggggtcttatcaaagttgttttttgtatgcccaatttcccagatttgtcagataatggctattttgtatttgacaaaggcggaaattgtgatctttatagtattataatattaaaacattcagacacatttaagtaataaataaatatataacatcacatattaagggtaattaatataaaatacattgttactgtcttaaaatatatgaattaagctatatttaggcgggttaagaaaacgtgacagagggctaggcttgctgaaccctcttcacgttttcgacccgagcccaagcataacttatacttcgagacatttatgtttattccacaatataatatcaattttacgcatcaaacgagctattttcaactttcgctgaatatctgcagttgaaactctcacgccatggcgtcaaccaagcaaaaagatgacgtcacaatacaaattaaacgctgcgcgaaagcgtgcgtacatGATCTTGGCCTCGTTATAAGGAGATTTCGTATGTCCAGTGTCGTTCGTAATTTAAAAATGTCGTCATTTTGGAGCAAATTCACTCGACCAAAATCGACTATATTTACTAGAATCGGAAacgttaatatgttttacggtgcgaccgttggggcgagcgcagcaggtgatcaaaaatgaattatgataaatcaataaaaataaaagtagtgacGTAAAGTACACGTAAATgaagaatgcaaaataaaataaatataccaattttccagtaaattttttattcatttatataccaatctgattaaaatcagatcttaataacgctccgaaattctgatagtcgctgaacaaagtgtagcgacatcagaatttgtcggagcggatcaaaaatctgattttgatcaaattgtttatatactggtcgcacgccagtatagaatttatctcagataaaatgttgttgaataataaagattttaacataatgttttaacataatatttcctcttttcttgcagcagacatttttcttaaacaaataaaaattgacttatcacagaatcccccctcccccgtttaaaaagaaatcaaatttacgtagtaaaaaaatttgttgatcacATAAGGAAAATGGAGCCCCCGGTAGCATTTAACACCGTAAAtagtagtgaaaataaagacacttttgagcagctaaagagctaaaggcataccacgcactccccattcctcaccccgattagaattttcctgattttgagaattttatttttctttttgcttgtgaagattttttgaatgatgttgccacgccccatttaaaaaaaacgttcctggaaattaccgtaaatacagtgaataaaataaatgtgagcattcatccaaatgagagcaagttacagctgtttcctatctctgaagaaatgtctcgattcgttagctctgcaagattttgagaagattttggtattatttacaataactacttagagttgtttccccttattgtgacgtcaaagttcacgtcggtcaagtgtagtctgtctctagaaaaaactacgcgaaaaattttgattgttcaaaattttgattgttcaagaaatccattgtgacgtcactcgaaaggacgataactccgttagtctttaaaaaagtaatggaaattggcgttgtgttatttacaatgcatgtacatagtcttttatcttgttctcgtgagagtgtgaaatgggaaaccataattacagggaactactgggacgattaaaacaaggcattactggtctgatttactgacgccaaaaaaatccgttgaatgaatgtgcaaatagtccgaattttctattcacacacgccttgccggtagagctcgcttcgcgccggcgctgcgcgccggcgagctgcgctcgctattacatgtattatagctATCGGAAACATGatactttaaaattttgcaatgcaccccccccccccttatggATTAGGATATTGAGGATTGCCGAAAATGTTATGAATGtgggtttttcttttattattattacgGGGTTTTTTCGGTTTCAATCACCCCCATCGGATCAGGATATTGAGGATTGGCGAAAATGATCGAAATATTGAAGGTTTTTTGAGGGTTTTTTCGCTTGTCAAAATTTCGGACAAATCCAGCCTC
This genomic interval carries:
- the LOC128163666 gene encoding uncharacterized protein LOC128163666 → MQIRFFLVAILVCALLIEDSDAWWWRRRRTSRRRCPSRSGASPYYFGTTKLLCMTKKGKRESAPSRSTWAFSHRFIYYKGKYFDFLGNSKVAISNSRLEGDKCSGGIESRPAGYSSISLACIEGCAKNYRCTFGRYGLFRNNCHKFANRISAVLCTRSSYCPAWCRGPCNDVSYGHKR